The DNA segment TCTTTTTGTTGCAGAAACGGTCTATGAGCGTCGTCAGCGTATCAAAGTACGCCTCAACACCGATGTTGAAATCGACAGAGACCGCTGGACCGAGCTCCTGTAATCGGTTTAGTATCTGCGGCGCGACCTCTTCCATGTCACACCCCCCTGAGCATCGGAGTGATGAGCATTCCTTCCGGCGTCAGGTCCATGACGTACTTGGCGCGCGAGTGCGCCGCTCCGGCCATCTTCACTATCTCCAGCACCTGGAAGTTATCTCCGCGCCTGACGGCGTTCCCCAATTTGATGATCCCGTCGGACATCATATGCTCTTGGGAATCGACGCCCTCGCCCTCGATGATCAGAAGAGCGGTGCACTCGGCCTCGAAGAGCGCTTTCGACAATGATAACAGGAACGATCTGGCGACCCATTCCTCCATCTCAACTACGATGGGGTTGGTGGCGTCCAGCACCAGTCGGGTGATCTTACCGGTCTTGATCGCTTCAGCAATATCGGAGACCATGGCGAACGCTTCGGTTTTCGTGATCTTACCGTCGTCCCTCTCCCCGGACCCCATCTCGTCGATGTGCTTCAGGACGACCGCCCCCTTCTCGAATATCTTGGGATCGGCGTAGTCCAGCTTCGGCAGGTAGGTCATCAGTTTATCCGTGCCATGCACGGTGGAGATGTACATGCCTTTCTGACCGTTCATTCCCCCGCGGATAAGGTATTCCAAAGCGAAAAGCGTCTTCCCTGACCCACATGGACCGGTGACGGATATCATCCCGCCAGCAGGGAATCCTCCACCCACTATGCGGTCGATGCACTCCATGCCGGTGCAGCATCTCGTCCCGGGGGATACGGCCATGCGGCCATGATACCCATCTGGGGATATATTAATTGTTGAACGAAAAGGTTAGTTATCCCGGTGGCGATAGACGGGGCATGCAACCGGTACTGCAGGTCGCCTTGGACCTCATGCATCTCAAACGTGCCATCGAGATCGCGCGAGAATCCCTGGAAGGAGGGGCGGACTGGATAGAGGCGGGTACTCCCCTCATCAAGAGCGAGGGAGCGGAATGCCTGCGCGCCCTGAAAAGAGAGTTCCCTGGGAGAACGCTCGTGGCCGACATGAAGACGATGGACGTCGGTGGCTTCGAGGTGGAGATCGCCGCCAAGGCCGGTGCGGACGTGATCACGGTGCTGGGACTGTCGGACGATGGGACCATTTCCGAAGCGGTGCTGGCCGCACGCAAATACGGGGCGGCGGTCATGCTGGACCTGATCAACGTTCCGGATAAGATCGCCAGAGCTAAAATGGCGGAGGAACTGGGGGT comes from the Methanomassiliicoccales archaeon genome and includes:
- a CDS encoding ATPase domain-containing protein, whose translation is MAVSPGTRCCTGMECIDRIVGGGFPAGGMISVTGPCGSGKTLFALEYLIRGGMNGQKGMYISTVHGTDKLMTYLPKLDYADPKIFEKGAVVLKHIDEMGSGERDDGKITKTEAFAMVSDIAEAIKTGKITRLVLDATNPIVVEMEEWVARSFLLSLSKALFEAECTALLIIEGEGVDSQEHMMSDGIIKLGNAVRRGDNFQVLEIVKMAGAAHSRAKYVMDLTPEGMLITPMLRGV